A region of the Candidatus Abyssobacteria bacterium SURF_5 genome:
TTCCGTGCCTTATGGTTGGTCGGGCACGGTGACTCCAGGCAAGCCGGGCTACTTGTTTGATCCGCCTTCGATATCTTACAGCAATGTGATATCTGATCAGACAGATCAGAACTACTCGGGTATCCAGGAAGTCAGCTTGACCCTTGTGCCAGATTCAACCACAATTCCTCGAGGCGGGACGTTGGGATACACGGTGATAGTGACTAATAATGCCGCCTCTTCTAAAACATTCAAGTATTGGACCGACGTAAACCTCCCAAATGGGAGCAAATACCCGCCGTCGGGAGAGCTTTTCGGGCCTGTGACCGTGACACTCAATCCGTTTGCGAGTCGTTCGGCGCATTTGACCCGTCCAATTCCTCTCACAGCTCCGCTGGGTATATACGTATATAACGGTTACATTGGCGCCTATCCAATTGTCATGAACGAGGATCACTTTGAGTTCCGGGTGGTCACAAGTCCGTAGGTGCGGCCTGAGAATTTTTGAATCCCACAATGCGGTCTGCTCGGTCTGAATCCGGGACTTGCATTCTTGTCGCAGGTGGCAGGTGCAAGCTAGACTCCCAAGGTTCGCTGATGTTCTCCGGCGCCAGAGTCAAACGTCTCTCTCCTTCTGCAAAGGAGCGAACTCCAAGATTTCTTTCGTTGATGTTTTTGACCGATAACTATATTCAACTGCACGGATCGAAGGTTGATTTACTGTTCTGAAGAAGCTACGCTAAGTGCTCTGGGTCTAAAATTCGGTGACGTATTTTCAGGCAGCCATTTTTTGTATATCATCAAATTGCTGCAATAATGTTGTGAGATCGCGCCGGGTGAATTTCCACTCGAAAGGCTTGGCAATTTCTTCATATAGCGTCTGAAAACAAAGGATGTTGTTTTGGAGGTCCTCAAGGCTATCAAAATCGTTTGGAGTTAAGACCTTTCTCTGCAGGACGGAAAAGTAAATCTCAACTTGGTTAAGCCAACTGGCATGGATCGGGGTATGAACCTGGATAGCATTGGGGTACCAATCCTTCAGTCAATTGACAGATTTTTGTCCCCTGTGCGCAGAGCCGTTGTCAGTAATCCAAGATACCCGGGTGCCGACCGATAAGGTTCCTGTCCCATGACAAGATCGACCAAATCGCGAAAGCTTTGGATGCCGGTGCTGTTCCGGCACACGCCAAAGACTTTGGCGTGCTGGACGTCCCAAGCCGCCATATAGGCCAGAGAGCCTTTGCGCTCATATTCGTGCTCGACCCGGCCGTAATGACCGGCGCAAGGGGCGCTTGTCGGGGTCAATCGACGGCGAGCCTGGATACTGGTCTTTTCATCGGAGGATATGACAAAATCATTGCATTCCAAGGGTTTTCCCTTCCAGACACCTTGATACAAATCAAGGATATTGGCCGCTTTTTTCCTGAAATCAGGATCGCGCGGCCATATCCAACTGCGATAGCACCAAGGGCGGATGGCATCCTTGCTCAGCCATCGCCAGATTGTCTTCCCGCTGATAGAGGCGACAATTCCCTGCCTTTGGGCCTGCCGGTCGATTTCATCATGGGTCAGTTTGGAAAAGGGCAGCCCGAGAGCTTTCGGCAACTGGCAGGCAAGCGCTTTGACCGCCACCACGACTTCAGGGGGAAAAAACGCCGGGTCTCCCGCGCCGTGGCTCCTCTTGCAGGCCGGCCATACGTTGGTCAAAAAAGCGCTTGCGCCATTTTGAGACGATCTGTCTGGGCAAGTCAAGGCGTTGACCGATTTGCTTGTTTGACAATCCTTCCGCGGCAAGGAGGACGATCTTGGCACGCATGACATCACAATACGGTGACGTGTATTTACGTGTGATCGCCTGTAGTTCTTTCTTTTCATCAGCTGTCAAGAGAATTTCAAATGGGCTTTGTCTAGGCATAATCACCTCCTCCTTATGAGAATGATTATGCCATATCGAAGTCACAAATGCAATGCTAATACGTCATCGTAATTATGCCAGCAAGTACTAAGTCTGCATGAGCAAGTCACGACAAAAGGCTCTGACAGATGAGAGAGCATGATAATCATTCGCCACATGCGGAATTCTGAAATCGAGCGGATCGCCGAGGTCGATCGGTCCGAATACATCACGAAGAACTACATCAACGATAACGGCTCGCTCGAGACAAGGGACGTCGACTGGCATGTTCCGCCGTGGTCCGCAGACGGCGAGGGCGTGCATTCGGTCCGGGCCAAAATCGAGGAATGGCGACCGCTGCTCGACGACGGAGGCGCCATGTTCGGGGCGTTCGATGAGGAGCATCTCGTTGGCTTTGGCATTTATCGCCCGAATCTTTCCGAAAACACCGCGCAGCTCGCCGCGCTCTATGTGAGCAATGGCTATCGGAATCAAGGAATAGGCGCTCTGCTCGCCGGTGAAGTTGCGCAACAGGCGCGAGCGGATGGCGCGAGGAAACTCTATGTTTCCGCCACGCCGACGGTTTCCACAGTCCACTTCTACATGGGCCAGGGGTTCGCCCTCACCCGGAAGATAAACCGGCGGCTCTTCGACCTGGAACCGCGCGACATACACGTGATCAAGAACCTGTGAGCATCCCCATATGGGGGGATCAGGTTCGTGAAAGGCAGGCTTGAGGCGTTAGACTCATTTTCGACAGTTTGAAAAATTAAGCTATTTTGTATCAAGAACTTACAGAGACAGAAAAAGCTCTAGGCACTACATTTTCTCTGGCTCTCT
Encoded here:
- a CDS encoding GNAT family N-acetyltransferase gives rise to the protein MIIIRHMRNSEIERIAEVDRSEYITKNYINDNGSLETRDVDWHVPPWSADGEGVHSVRAKIEEWRPLLDDGGAMFGAFDEEHLVGFGIYRPNLSENTAQLAALYVSNGYRNQGIGALLAGEVAQQARADGARKLYVSATPTVSTVHFYMGQGFALTRKINRRLFDLEPRDIHVIKNL